Proteins from one Rosa chinensis cultivar Old Blush chromosome 7, RchiOBHm-V2, whole genome shotgun sequence genomic window:
- the LOC112178904 gene encoding uncharacterized protein LOC112178904 gives MENLRIRSKKIRPDSGVCKKHPKHQQPPGVCSICLKEKLTKLSNSSGSSRRTSKTMGSATPSTTSSLSSYYSSTDASSCSSPPAEARNFRFADHEREKGSSVANWLLGEGGESDYVLKKSRSLANYFPRRQRSTKETGEEKKSRRFWSRLLRPISKRKEDTATLVHSRTVREVRVPNRVL, from the coding sequence ATGGAAAATCTCAGAATCCGATCGAAGAAAATCCGACCCGACAGTGGTGTGTGCAAGAAGCACCCGAAACACCAGCAACCACCTGGCGTTTGCTCCATTTGTTTGAAAGAGAAACTTACGAAGCTCTCAAACAGTTCCGGCAGCTCACGTAGAACCTCTAAAACAATGGGGTCGGCCACTCCTTCCACGACGTCTTCGTTATCGTCGTACTATTCTTCTACAGACGCTTCATCTTGCTCGTCTCCTCCGGCGGAGGCACGTAATTTCCGGTTTGCTGATCATGAAAGGGAGAAGGGTAGTTCGGTTGCGAATTGGTTGCTGGGCGAAGGTGGGGAGAGTGATTATGTGCTTAAGAAGAGCAGGTCGCTGGCCAATTACTTTCCGAGAAGACAGAGAAGTACTAAAGAGACtggggaagagaagaagagtcgTCGGTTTTGGTCAAGGTTACTTCGTCCGATAAGTAAGAGGAAGGAAGATACGGCAACTTTGGTGCATTCTAGGACTGTTAGAGAGGTCAGGGTACCTAATAGGGTGCTCTGA
- the LOC112178468 gene encoding uncharacterized protein LOC112178468 — protein sequence MREPNQDAVVSGRKIGPIIDVCKEEGIKIPVPTRTRDFPEISKKINDKLTYSLLELHLLPIRISTVDEAFATFMQIMTLTKETLRKILVRGEFDEFLDDEMHGTGKLAEMLKQFSDELDQFHHEYGLRDLKNNFLETKINYILNTRDAVKQDHVDDAGKNKEEQCSLMNTREFIYGVLDDMKKPSTIVVEGIGEIEVLEGLRKYSRDVLSRAFCVKMNEIAHWKMFARIFVERLASHLKLSVANLVDTYMDVEMSDMQMLKGPEYGFGLKEMLEKYPLARKDLQKRIEMLKKAKDICDGIHHGCF from the exons ATGAGAGAACCAAACCAAGATGCAGTAGTTTCCGGCCGCAAAATTGGACCAATCATCGATGTTTGCAAGGAGGAAGGAATTAAAATTCCAGTCCCAACCAGAACTAGGGACTTCCCAGAGATTAGTAAGAAGATCAATGATAAGCTTACATATAGCCTGTTGGAACTTCATTTGCTGCCTATTCGTATTTCAACTGTTGACGAGGCCTTCGCCACTTTCATGCAAATTATGACGCTGACCAAAGAAACGCTCAGAAAAATTCTTGTGAGAGGAGAATTTGATGAGTTCCTAGATGATGAGATGCATGGCACTGGAAAGCTGGCTGAGATGCTCAAGCAGTTCTCGGATGAGCTTGACCAATTTCATCACGAGTATGGTCTTCGTGACCTCAAAAATAACTTCTTAGAGACCAAGATCAACTATATCCTTAATACTCGGGATGCTGTCAAACAAGATCATGTAGATGATGCAGGGAAGAACAAAGAGGAGCAATGCAGCCTTATGAACACGAG GGAATTCATATATGGAGTTCTTGATGATATGAAAAAACCCTCCACAATAGTTGTGGAGGGCATTGGGGAGATTGAAGTACTTGAGGGTCTGAGGAAGTACTCACGAGATGTATTATCCCGAGCCTTTTGTGTCAAAATGAATGAGATTGCACATTGGAAAATGTTCGCAAGAATATTTGTTGAACGTTTGGCTTCACATTTGAAGTTAAGTGTTGCAAACCTTGTGGACACATACATGGATGTGGAGATGTCTGATATGCAGATGTTGAAGGGGCCAGAATATGGTTTCGGATTAAAGGAGATGCTGGAGAAATATCCTTTGGCGCGCAAGGATCTTCAAAAAAgaatcgaaatgctcaagaaagCCAAGGACATTTGtgatggcatccatcatgggTGCTTTTAA